TCATAAAGTTTTCACAGTGTAATTCTACCAAGAGAGTATTTAGAATTTAAGGCCAAGATATGACAAAATTGTTGCGGAAAATCCGGACAGTAAAACCACTGGATACCCGAGCCGGTATGGCCGGGAGGCGGTTCATCGGGATATCAACCAAGCGAAATCTTTTGCGCCGCCGGAGCCGCATGGCAAAGCGGCAGCCTTTCCCCCTCCGAAGCGGCTACAATTTCCCGATACCCGCCGAGATCCTGCGCAGGGTTTCATCCTTACCCAGCAGCTCGGCTATTTCAATGGCGCCGGTCGGGGTGACGGCCAAACCTGAAAGAGCTATTCTCAGCGGCCACATTATCGGGCCGATCTTGGAGGATTTCTCCACGGCATAGGAATTGACAGCGCCATAGATAGAGGTGTGGTCCCAGGAGGCCAGCCCGGAAAGAATGGTCTGAAGGTCCGACAGAACGGCGCGACTCCCTTCCAGCGTGGTCTTATTCTTCTTGTTTATGAACAGCTCAGTGGAATAGTTCCCGTCAAAAGCCGTCAAGAAAGAGGTCATCTGCGGCAGATCGGAGAGCTTTTCCACCTTGCTCTGAAAATAGCCGGTAACTCCCCGCGCCAATTCATCGTTATTCCGTATGCTTTCCGGGTAAAAAGGGAGAAATTCATCGTGTGCCTTTGGACCAGCGAGCGCCTTAATATGCTGGGCGTTGAGCCAGAGCAGTTTGGTCTCGTCGAACATCGCCGGCGCCTTGCCTATCCTGGCGATATCGAACTTCTCTATCAGTTCCGTCTTGGTAAAGAACTCCTGCTCGGTGCCGGGGTTCCAGCCCAGCAGGGCTATGTAGTTCAGTATTGCCTCAGGCAGGTAGCCCTTGTTGAGGAAATCCGACAGCGCCACGCTGCCCTCGCGCTTGGAGAGCTTCTTACCGCTCGGGCCAAGGATGTGCGGCAGATGGATATGCTCCGGGATCTCCCAGCCGAAAGCCTTGTAGAGCAGGATGTACTTCGGCGTGGAGGAGATGTACTCGCAGCCGCGCATCACGTGGGTGATGCCCATCAGGTGGTCGTCCACTACATTGGCAAAATTGTACGTCGGGTACTCGTCGCGCTTCAGCAGGATCTGGTCGTCCAGCTGCTTATGGTCCACGGTTATGGGGCCGTAGACGAAGTCATTGAATGTGGTCGAGCCTTCCTTGTCTATCTTCTGCCGGATGACGTAAGGCATGCCCTTGGCGAGGTTCTCCTTCACCTCTGCCTCGGACAGCCTGGCACAGCGCCCGTCGTAGCCGAGTATCAGGCCGTCCTGCTCCTCGCCCGGTTCCTCCTGCTTTTCCTGTTTCTCGCAGAAGCAGCGGTAGGCGCGGCCCTCGGCCAGCAGCTTCTCGGCGTACTGCCGGTAGATCGGCAGACGCTGGCTTTGCACGTAAGGCCCAACGGGCCCGCCAATATCGGGCCCCTCATCGTGCTCCAGACCGGTGACCGCGAGGCTGTCGTATATTACCTTGACGCTATCCGCCACAAGCCGGGCCTGATCGGTATCCTCTATCCGCAGTATAAATTTGCCCTTGTTCTTCCTCGCGTGCAAATACGCATACAGAGCTGTCCGAAGGTTGCCGATATGCATATACCCGGTAGGGCTGGGCGCGAATCTGGTTCTCACTTCCATAGTTTAAAGTCCCCTTTCATTAAGATTGTCAATAATAGCAAATTGCATAGGGAAAGCAGGCGGCTGGCTGTAGTCAGCCGTTGAAAAAGAGAAGCGGCCTGACTTAAGCTCTTTTAAAGATTTCTGAAAACTCCCTTCACAGCGCGCATGAACCGGAAAAAGCTTAAATAGTATTGCTGATAAGCGCGGTCTCTCAAACGCATGATCTCTTTCTTAGATAGAGCCGTTTGCCTGGGTTCATACGGCCTGTCAGACCCCTGTGAACCCCAATGTGCCCAGTCCATTTCCGGGGTGTCATAATCACCGTAATATTTGTCAAACAACGGCGTTCCGGGATACGGGGTCAGTATGCCGAACGCGACCGTGGGGGATTTCAACTTTTTGGCAAAAGCGATCGTAGCCATGACAGTTTCTTCCGTTTCCCCCTCATTGCCGATGATAAACGAATTATTATATGCGATCCCCTGCTTGCGCAGCATGGAACAGCATTCCTCCGCCATTGCGAGCGTAGCCCCTTTTTTCATCAAATCGAGGATACGCTGGCTGCCGGCTTCAATTCCAAGCAGTATGCAGACGCAGCCGGCCTGCTTCATTTTCAGGAGTAACGCCTTATCCCTGAGCGTATTTACGCGTCCGGCCGAATCCCAGGTAATATTCAAATGTTTCTGAATGATCAGATCGCAGATCCTGAAGACCCGCACGGGGTCGGCTGTAAAACAATCGTC
This is a stretch of genomic DNA from Elusimicrobiota bacterium. It encodes these proteins:
- the gltX gene encoding glutamate--tRNA ligase; protein product: MEVRTRFAPSPTGYMHIGNLRTALYAYLHARKNKGKFILRIEDTDQARLVADSVKVIYDSLAVTGLEHDEGPDIGGPVGPYVQSQRLPIYRQYAEKLLAEGRAYRCFCEKQEKQEEPGEEQDGLILGYDGRCARLSEAEVKENLAKGMPYVIRQKIDKEGSTTFNDFVYGPITVDHKQLDDQILLKRDEYPTYNFANVVDDHLMGITHVMRGCEYISSTPKYILLYKAFGWEIPEHIHLPHILGPSGKKLSKREGSVALSDFLNKGYLPEAILNYIALLGWNPGTEQEFFTKTELIEKFDIARIGKAPAMFDETKLLWLNAQHIKALAGPKAHDEFLPFYPESIRNNDELARGVTGYFQSKVEKLSDLPQMTSFLTAFDGNYSTELFINKKNKTTLEGSRAVLSDLQTILSGLASWDHTSIYGAVNSYAVEKSSKIGPIMWPLRIALSGLAVTPTGAIEIAELLGKDETLRRISAGIGKL